In Candidatus Methylomirabilis lanthanidiphila, the DNA window GGTGTATGGCGACGTGAACTCCACGGTGGCGGCGGCGCTGGTGGCGAGCAAGCTGTTGGTCCCGATCGCGCATGTGGAGGCCGGGCTTCGGTCGTTCGACCGGACGATGCCGGAGGAGATCAACCGCCTGCTGACCGACTCGTTGGCCGACCTGCTCTTGACGCCGTCAGTGGATGCCCACGAGAATCTGGCGCGAGAAGGGATCCCCAGCTCGAAGATCCGCTTTGTGGGGAATGTGATGATCGATACGCTGGTTCGGCTGCTGCCACGGGCGGTGGTGCCGGAGGAGGTCAACGGCCTGTCGCACTATGCGCTGGTAACGCTTCACCGGCCTTCCAACGTGGACGAGCCTGAGATGCTGGCGAGGGTGCTGAAGGCGCTGGAGGAGATTGCCAAGGAGATGCCGGTGATCTTCCCCATCCATCCGCGAACGCGGCAGCGGATTGAGGGATTCGGCCTGACGGCCGGGAATGGAAACGGCATCCGCCTGCTGAACCCCTTGCCGTACCTTGGGTTTCTGGGGCTGCAGCGGCAGGCCGCGGTCGTCATCACTGACTCGGGGGGGATTCAGGAGGAGACGACGTTTTTGGGCGTCCCGTGCATCACGTTGCGCACGACCACGGAACGGCCGGTGACGGTCACAGAGGGCACGAACACCCTGATCGGCGATGCGCCAGAGCGCCTGCACCCGGAGGTCATGGCGATCCTGGGCGGTCGGCGGAAGGCCGGCCGCATCCCGCCGCTATGGGATGGCCAGGCCGCCAAGCGAATTGCCGATATCCTGGTTTTGTGACTCAGAAGTTCCATGAGGATGTCGGCGCTCCATGTATCGTCAAATCCCCCTCAATCCCCCTTTTCCAAAGGGGGAGGGTACTTGAGATGTTGTGCAACAGTGCAATCTCTTCAGTGCTCCCGTCAATAATCTCCCCCCCTTTATAAAAGGGGGGTACGGGGGGATTTGAATCGGGGACTTTGTACAATGAATGTAAAGAAGTGTTGATACACACGCGAACTTGGTGACCCCATGGCACAGAGTACAGCACCCAGCATTCCGAGCCTGACGAGCGTGAACCGGCGGCTGGATTACTATCGGCGGGTCTTCGCGGCCTATGTCGCGCGGCAACCCAGCCAGTTAAGCTTCTGGCATGACGTGCCGGCGATCAATGAGCGCGCGCAGCCCGGCGTGCTCGGCGACTATTACATGCCCTTTCACGCCAAGGCCGACTACGGCGGCCCGTTTGACCAGGCGGGCGTGCCGCTCCTCAACTATCACGGATCGATCGGCTGCCAGTACAACCCGATTGCCATCGCTCAGTACGGCCTGGGCAACTTCAACCGGTTCAAGGAGACGGGCGAGGCCGGGCGATGCTCGCGCGCGCTGGCCGCGGCCGACTGGCTGGTGGCCAATCTGGAGCCCAACCGGCAGGGGCTGTGGATGTGGCATCATCATTTTGACTGGCACTACCGGACCACGCTGAAGGCGCCATGGTACTCGGGACTGGCGCAGGGGCAGGGGATCTCGCTGCTGGTGCGGGTGTTCGCCGAGACAGGCGAGGCGCGCTACCGCGAGGCCGCCCGGCGGGCGTTCGAAGCGTTTGGCCGAGAGCCGGCGGATGGCGGGGTCAGTTACCGGGACGAGCGGGGCCGGGTGTGGTTTGAAGAATATATCGTCGATCCGCCCAGCCATATTCTGAACGGCTTCCTCTGGGCTGCGTGGGGTGTGTATGATTACGCGCGGCTCATGAACGATGAGGGGGCGTCACGCCTGTTTGCGGAAGGAGCGAGGACGGTAGCGGACAACCTTGAGCGGTACGATACCGGGTACTGGTCCCTGTACGAGCTGAGCCCGACGCGCCTGCCGATGCTGGCCAGCCCGTTCTACCACCAACTGCATATCGTTCAACTTCAGGTGATGCACACGCTGACGGGCGAGTCGCGTTTCCTGGACTACGCCCGCCGTTGGGAAGGGTACGAACGCCACCCCTTCAAGCGGAGACGCGCCCTCCTGCAAAAGATCCTCTTCAAGCTCCTGTACTACTGATGCTGTGAAGATCCTCTACGTCAGCCAGTATTTTCCGCCGGAGATGGGGGCGCCGTCGGCGCGGGTGTATGAGCTGTCCAGGCACTGGGTCGAGGCCGGCCACCAGGTGACGGTGTTGACCGGCTTTCCCAATCATCCGACAGGGGTGGTGGCGCCTGAATATCGCAGGCCGATGCGGCGCGGCACGTTACGGGAGGCTGTGGATGGCATCGATGTGGTGCGGACATGGCTCTACGCGGCCCCGAACCGGCGTCCGAAGGAACGGATCCTGAATTACAGCTCGTTCTGTGCGTCATCATGCGTGCGCGGCATGTTCGTGGAGCCCCCGGATCTCGTGATCGCGACCTCTCCCCAGCTTCTCGTCGGTTTCAGCGGGTGGTGGATCGCCCGCTGGAAACGCTGCCCCTTTGTCCTGG includes these proteins:
- a CDS encoding hypothetical protein (D-glucuronyl C5-epimerase C-terminus), with product MAQSTAPSIPSLTSVNRRLDYYRRVFAAYVARQPSQLSFWHDVPAINERAQPGVLGDYYMPFHAKADYGGPFDQAGVPLLNYHGSIGCQYNPIAIAQYGLGNFNRFKETGEAGRCSRALAAADWLVANLEPNRQGLWMWHHHFDWHYRTTLKAPWYSGLAQGQGISLLVRVFAETGEARYREAARRAFEAFGREPADGGVSYRDERGRVWFEEYIVDPPSHILNGFLWAAWGVYDYARLMNDEGASRLFAEGARTVADNLERYDTGYWSLYELSPTRLPMLASPFYHQLHIVQLQVMHTLTGESRFLDYARRWEGYERHPFKRRRALLQKILFKLLYY
- the wbpI gene encoding UDP-2,3-diacetamido-2,3-dideoxy-D-glucuronate 2-epimerase, whose amino-acid sequence is MHILHVVGARPNFMKLAPVYAALQDRAGVRQTVVHTGQHYDAAMSEVFFRELGLPAPDINLEVGSHSHAQQTAAIMMRFEPVLLTAKPDVVLVYGDVNSTVAAALVASKLLVPIAHVEAGLRSFDRTMPEEINRLLTDSLADLLLTPSVDAHENLAREGIPSSKIRFVGNVMIDTLVRLLPRAVVPEEVNGLSHYALVTLHRPSNVDEPEMLARVLKALEEIAKEMPVIFPIHPRTRQRIEGFGLTAGNGNGIRLLNPLPYLGFLGLQRQAAVVITDSGGIQEETTFLGVPCITLRTTTERPVTVTEGTNTLIGDAPERLHPEVMAILGGRRKAGRIPPLWDGQAAKRIADILVL